The Methanotorris formicicus Mc-S-70 region TACGAGGGTTGAAGGGCATGGAAAAATAACCGTATCCTTTGACGAGAATGGGAATTTGGATAAGGTTCATTTCCACGTTGTTGAGGTTAGGGGCTTTGAGAAGTTTTTGGAAGGGAGGTATATAGAGGATGCTCCAATCTATACGCCAAGAATTTGTGGGATATGTCAAGTTGCCCACCATTTGGCAAGTGCTAAAGCAGTGGATGCAGTGTTTGGTGTAAAAATCCCAGAAACTGCCGAACTTTTGAGGAATTTAATGCACCAAGGGGCAACAGTCCATAGCCATGCACTTCACTTCTACATGCTCGCTGCACCAGATTTGATGCTTATAGACGATGCTTTAAAAAGAAATATCTTGGCAATTGCAAAAGAACATCCAGAGATTGTTAAAGATGCTATAGAGTTGAGAAAAATAGGGCAGACAATTGTTAAAGTTGTTGGAGGTAAGGCAATCCACCCAGTTACGTGTGTAGTTGGAGGGCAGTCAAAACCATTGAAAGAAGATGAAAGGGAGGAATTATTAAAATTATCTGAAAGGGCAGTTGAACTTTCCGAAAAGTCCATTGAAATTGGAAAAAAACTCATTGAGAACTTAAAGGAGAATGATTTATTAGATATTGGCTATTTTGAATCCTACCATGCAGGTATGGTAAATGATGGAGTTCATGAACTCTACGATGGAAAAATTAGAGTAGTTAATGCAGAGGGAAAAGTTGAGTATGAATTTGACCCATCAGAATACATGAACTACATTGCTGAAGGTGTTAGGCCATATTCTTACTTAAAATTCCCATACTTAAAAGATAAAGGGGAAGAAGGGGTCTATAGAGTAAATACATTATCAAGGTTAAATGTAGCGGATAAAATGGCAACACTATTAGCACAAAAATACTATGAAGAATTCGTTAAAGAATTCGGAAAACCGTGCCATTATCCAATGCTCTTCCACTATGCAAGGTTAATTGAACTTCTCTCAAGTGCTGAAAAGGTAAAAGAACTTTTAGAGAATGATAAAATTGTTGTAGAAGATATAAGGGCAGAACCAGAAGATATTGTTGGAGAAGGAGTTGGATGCGTTGAGGCACCAAGGGGAACATTAATCCACCACTTCAAAACAGATGAGGAAGGAATCATAACCGATGCAAACCTAATTGTCGCAACAGTCCAAAACAACCCTGCTATGGACATTGGAGTTAGAAAGGTTGCTGAAAAATACTTAAAAAGCCCAGACGATGCAAATCCACAAATCCTAAACTACATGGAGATGGTAATTAGGGCATATGACCCATGCTTATCATGTGCAACCCATGTAATTGGAAACTCCAATAATGGCCTTTCATTAGAGGTTTACAAGAAAAATGAATTAGTCAAAGTCATAAGGGGATAAAATGATAGTGATAAATACGGAGGATTGTTACCTATGCAAAGCGTGTGAAAGGGCATGTCCTAATGAGGCACTAAAGTTTAATCCCCTTAAGGTTTGCATGTTATGTGGTAATTGTGTCAATGCATGCCCAAATAATGCCTTAAGTTTGAGAGAAATCAACATAGACGGTAAAAAAATTAAGCAAATAGGTTACAATCCAAGTAAATGCGATTTATGCGGAGAGTGTGTAAATGTTTGTCCAAATAACCTAAAAATTGAAGAAAACAGGTTAAAGGGCTTCTGTGTTGGATGTATGAAGTGCATCGATGCCTGTCCAGATGGATTCGTTGGAATGGAAGGAGTTGTTGAACCAAACAAAAAAGAAATCACAATTCCAAAAGAACCAATTGTTGTTACAGATGACTGTGTTGGATGCGGGATTTGTGCTAATGAATGTCCAGTAAATGCCATAGAGATTAAGGACAACAAAGCCGTTGTTGATGAAAGTAAATGTATCTACTGCAGTATATGTGCTCAAACATGTCCATGGAATGCAATATTTGTTGCAGGTAGAAAAGTTCCAAAAAGAGACAAAACAATTAAGAAATTCGAAATTGATGAGGAACTTTGTGTTGGATGTGGAGTTTGTGCAGAGGTCTGTCCAAGGAACCTCATAAAAATTGAGGATATGGTTGCAATTCCACCAGTAGGATGTCCAAGTTGTGGGTTATGTGTTAATGCATGTCCTGTAAATGCTATAACCTTGGAGGTTGGGTATGAGCCACCAAAACCAGTAAGTGAAGGGGGGCTTGTGTGGGTTGAGGAAAACTGTAACTACTGCGGTTCATGTGCAATGAAGTGTCCAACAAGTGCTATAAAAGTAATTAACAAGAGAGGAATGGAACTTCCAACAAAGAAGAAAACAGAAGAGAAAGAAAAATTCAGAATGTGTGTAAGATGCGGAGCATGTACAATTGCATGCCCAACAGGAGCATTGAAGTTAGGTAAAGTAACCCACAACGGAAAAGAATACAACAGAATCGAATTCAGCCCATCCCTCTGTGATAAATGTGGGAAATGTGTTGAAATCTGCCCATATAACGTATTAGAGCTAGCTGACAATAATGAAATGCCATTAAAAGGATTCTGTGTGATGTGCTTGAAATGTGTTGAGACATGTGAGAAGATTAAGAGGAATGCTCTGGCATTGAAATAATTTTTTACACATACTTATTAGAAAAACTAATTAATAAATTAATAAATCAAATATCAACAAAATATACAAAATTACCAATAATATTTGGTGATAACATGGAAGAGCCAAGAATTGGTGTCTATATCTGCCATTGTGGAGTTAACATTGGAGGAGTCGTTGATTGTCCAGAAGTTGCTGAATTTGCTAAGACATTAAAAAATGTTGTTGTTGCAAGAGATTACAAATATATGTGTGCAGACCCAGGGCAAGAGATGATTAAGAAGGATATTGAAGAATATAACTTAAACAGAGTTGTTGTTGCTGCCTGTTCTCCAAGGTTACACGAGCCAACATTTAGAAGATGTGTTGCTGAAGCAGGATTAAACCCATTCTTATTCGAGTTTGCAAACATAAGGGAACATTGTTCATGGGTCCACATGCATGAAAAAGAAAAAGCAACAGAGAAGGCAAAAGATTTAGTAAGGATGGCAGTAGCAAAGGCAAGGTTGTTGGAGCCATTAGAATTCATCAAAGTTGGAGTTACAAGAAGGGCATTAGTTATTGGAGGAGGAGTAGCGGGAATTCAAACTGCTCTTGATTTAGGAGACATGGGATTTGAAACAATACTGGTTGAGAAAACTCCTTCTGTTGGAGGTAGAATGGCACAACTTGACAAAACATTCCCAACAAACGACTGTTCTATCTGCATATTGGCTCCAAAGATGGTTGATGTTGCAAAGCATCCAAATGTTAAACTCTACGCATATTCAGAGGTCGTAGATGTCCAAGGATACGTTGGAAACTTTAAAGTTAAGATTATGAAAAAGCCAAGATACATTGATGAAACAAAATGCACTGGATGTGGGCAGTGTGCAGAGGTCTGTCCAATAGATGTGCCAAATGAATTTGATATGGGTCTTGGAATGAGGAAGGCAATCTACAAACCATTCCCACAAGCAGTTCCAGCAAAATACACTATTGACAAAGAACACTGTATAGAGTGTGGATTATGTGCCAAGGTTTGTGGCCCTAATGCCATCGACTTTTCCCAAAAACCAGAGTACATTGAGGTTGAGGTTGGAACAATAATTTGTGCTATTGGTTATGATGTATTTGACCCAACGGTTAGGGAAGAGTATGGATATGGAGTTTATGATAACGTTATAACCGCCCTTGAATTGGAAAGGATGATTAATGCCTCAGGTCCAACAGGAGGAAAAGTAATTAGGTTGAGCGATGGTAAAAAGCCAAAGAGAATTGCATTCATCCAATGTGTTGGTTCAAGGGATGCAAAAGTTGGCAACAAATACTGCTCCAACGTCTGTTGTATGTATGCAATGAAAAACTCACAATTAATTAAAGAAAAATCCCCAGAAACTGAGATAGATATTTACTACATGGACATTAGGGCATTTAGCAAAGGATATGAGGAATTTTATGAAAGAAGTGCAAAACAATATGGCATTACATTCATAAGAGGAAGACCTGCTCAAATTTTGGAAAACCCAAAAACCAAGAACCTAATTGTCAGAGCAGAAGACACCTTATTAGGAGAAATTATCGAGAAGGAGTATGATTTAGTTGTTTTATCTGTAGGGATGGTTCCAACAAAATCAGCAGATGAAATCCAAAGGATATTGGG contains the following coding sequences:
- a CDS encoding Ni/Fe hydrogenase subunit alpha, with product MVKLSVEPVTRVEGHGKITVSFDENGNLDKVHFHVVEVRGFEKFLEGRYIEDAPIYTPRICGICQVAHHLASAKAVDAVFGVKIPETAELLRNLMHQGATVHSHALHFYMLAAPDLMLIDDALKRNILAIAKEHPEIVKDAIELRKIGQTIVKVVGGKAIHPVTCVVGGQSKPLKEDEREELLKLSERAVELSEKSIEIGKKLIENLKENDLLDIGYFESYHAGMVNDGVHELYDGKIRVVNAEGKVEYEFDPSEYMNYIAEGVRPYSYLKFPYLKDKGEEGVYRVNTLSRLNVADKMATLLAQKYYEEFVKEFGKPCHYPMLFHYARLIELLSSAEKVKELLENDKIVVEDIRAEPEDIVGEGVGCVEAPRGTLIHHFKTDEEGIITDANLIVATVQNNPAMDIGVRKVAEKYLKSPDDANPQILNYMEMVIRAYDPCLSCATHVIGNSNNGLSLEVYKKNELVKVIRG
- a CDS encoding 4Fe-4S binding protein encodes the protein MIVINTEDCYLCKACERACPNEALKFNPLKVCMLCGNCVNACPNNALSLREINIDGKKIKQIGYNPSKCDLCGECVNVCPNNLKIEENRLKGFCVGCMKCIDACPDGFVGMEGVVEPNKKEITIPKEPIVVTDDCVGCGICANECPVNAIEIKDNKAVVDESKCIYCSICAQTCPWNAIFVAGRKVPKRDKTIKKFEIDEELCVGCGVCAEVCPRNLIKIEDMVAIPPVGCPSCGLCVNACPVNAITLEVGYEPPKPVSEGGLVWVEENCNYCGSCAMKCPTSAIKVINKRGMELPTKKKTEEKEKFRMCVRCGACTIACPTGALKLGKVTHNGKEYNRIEFSPSLCDKCGKCVEICPYNVLELADNNEMPLKGFCVMCLKCVETCEKIKRNALALK
- a CDS encoding CoB--CoM heterodisulfide reductase iron-sulfur subunit A family protein, translating into MEEPRIGVYICHCGVNIGGVVDCPEVAEFAKTLKNVVVARDYKYMCADPGQEMIKKDIEEYNLNRVVVAACSPRLHEPTFRRCVAEAGLNPFLFEFANIREHCSWVHMHEKEKATEKAKDLVRMAVAKARLLEPLEFIKVGVTRRALVIGGGVAGIQTALDLGDMGFETILVEKTPSVGGRMAQLDKTFPTNDCSICILAPKMVDVAKHPNVKLYAYSEVVDVQGYVGNFKVKIMKKPRYIDETKCTGCGQCAEVCPIDVPNEFDMGLGMRKAIYKPFPQAVPAKYTIDKEHCIECGLCAKVCGPNAIDFSQKPEYIEVEVGTIICAIGYDVFDPTVREEYGYGVYDNVITALELERMINASGPTGGKVIRLSDGKKPKRIAFIQCVGSRDAKVGNKYCSNVCCMYAMKNSQLIKEKSPETEIDIYYMDIRAFSKGYEEFYERSAKQYGITFIRGRPAQILENPKTKNLIVRAEDTLLGEIIEKEYDLVVLSVGMVPTKSADEIQRILGISRTPDQFFMEAHPKLRPVDTATDGVYLAGACQGPKDIPASVAQGSAAAARAAIPLAKGEVEVEPIVASVNEEICGGCGVCVKQCPYGAPRLVEKDGKKVAEVIAALCKGCGTCAAGCPSGALEQKHFKTIQLFKQIEGAFKDPA